Below is a window of Pseudomonas sp. B21-040 DNA.
CGGGGTGCGCAACTGGTTCCATACCGGCCCGGTGAGCCATGAAGTGAATCTGGCTGCCAGCTATTTCTACATGGACTTTGAAAATGGCGGCGCCCGTTATGCCGCTGCCCCCAGCAATATCTACAACCCCGTGCAAACACGGACGCCGATCACCCCCACGCGATTCGATCCGAAGGTGTATACCGAGAACCGCTTTAGCAGCATGGCGTTATCCGACACGTTGGGTTTCTTCGATGATCGAGTGCTGCTGACCCTCGGCGCCCGCTGGCAGCGAGTGCAGGTTGACGACTGGTCGGATGATGTCAAAGGCGACACGGCCTACGATGAAGAAAAGGTTTCTCCGTCGGGCGGCATCCTGTTCAAGGCAACCGATAAACTGTCGCTGTATGCCAACTACATGGAAGGCTTGAGCCAAGGCAAGATTGCGCCGTCGACCTCGGTCAACGAGGACGAGATCTTCCCGCCGTTCATCAGTCGGCAGGTCGAGGTCGGTGCCAAGTACGACGCGGGTGCGTTCGCTATCACCACTGCAGTGTTCCGGATCAAGCAGCCGGCCTATGAGACCAACGCCATAACGCGAGTGTTCGGCCCGAACGGCAAACGCGAAAACAACGGTGTGGAAGTCAGTGTGTTCGGTGAGCCGCTCAAAGGTTTCCGCCTGCTCGGTGGCGTCATGTACATCGACAGCGAATTGACCAATACCGCCAACGGCACCTTTGACGGCAACCGCGCTCCTGCCACGCCGGAATACAACGTCAGCCTGGGCGCCGAGTGGGATGTACCGAGCGTGCAAGGCCTGACCCTGACCAGCCGCAGTATCTATTCCAGTTCGCAGTATCTGGACCAGTCCAATGACAAGGAAATCGATGCCTGGACGCGCATCGACGTCGGCGCGCGCTACGCCTTCAAGGTCGAAGAAAAGAACATCACCCTGCGTGCCAATGTCGAGAACGTGGCCGACAAGCGCTACTGGAGTTCTGCCGGGGCCTCGGATGACAGCGAGCCGGGATTGACGCTCGCGACCCCACGTACCTACCTCCTTTCAGCGACCGTCGACTTCTGAGTCGATCAACCGCGCGCTGCGCCACAGGGAAGGGCGCCGCCGGGTTGTGTTCATGAATTGATTCCTGCAGAGAAAGAAATGCTCGCCCATCTGATGTGAATGACCCATTGCGATACTTTTCTACAAGTTAGCGCCTGTTGCAGGGTATTAAAAAGTTGTCATTTTTATAATAAAAGCATGGCCGGATAATGGCACTAATGATCGTTTCTCAGGTTTTTATAACTTGGGATTTTGTGTGCGCGAGCGATTTTAATAGCTGACTGGCAAGCTATGTAAGTTTTCAAAAAATGGCGAGCAAGTAGTTGCGTTAATTTGCAAATGAGAATAATTTGCATATCGAAACTTATCGAGGATAAACCGATGTTGAATGATGGCGTATTGCACTCTAACCCTTTGCAAAAAACCAATGCCGACTATCTGGCTCGACAAAGCAAGTTTGAATCCAATGTGCGCAGTTACCCGCGCAAGTTGCCGCTGGCAATTGCCAAGGCGCATGGAGTCTGGGTGACTGACGTCGAGGGTAAAACGTACCTCGACTGCCTGGCCGGCGCCGGCACTTTGGCTTTGGGGCACAATCACCCGGCCGTCATGGCCAGCCTCGACAGCTTCCTTGCCTCGGGCCTGCCGATGCATACCCTGGACCTGACCACGGTAGTCAAGGACGCCTTTTGCGAAACCCTGCTCAGCCTGTTGCCAAACCAGGGCCGCGATTACTGCCTGCAATTTTGCGGGCCGTCCGGGGCGGACGCGGTGGAGGCCGCACTGAAACTGGCCAAGACCCACACCGGGCGCAATAACATCATCAGTTTCTCGGGGGCCTACCATGGCATGACCCATGGCGCCCTGGCCCTGACCGGCAATACCGCACCGAAAAATGCCATTGCCAGCCTGATGCCCGGGGTGCAGTTCATGCCGTACCCTCACGAATACCGTTGCCCGTTGGGCATTGGCGGTGAGGCCGGGGTAGAGGCCTTGACCCACTATTTCACCCAGTTCATCGAAGACGTCGAAAGTGGCGTGTCGTTGCCGGCGGCAGTCATTCTTGAAGCGGTGCAGGGGGAAGGTGGGGTCAACTGTGCTCCAGTGAACTGGCTGCGGGCGATCCGCGAGGTGACGCGCAAGCACGGCATCCTGCTGATCCTCGACGAAGTGCAGACCGGTTTCGCCCGCACCGGCAAGATGTTTGCCTTCGAGCACGCCGAGATCGAGCCGGACCTGATCGTCATGTCCAAAGCGCTCGGTGGCGGTTTGCCTATGGCGGTGCTGGGCATTCGTCGTGAGTTCGACGCCTGGGAGCCAGGTAATCACGCTGGCACCTTCCGCGGCAATCAGATGGCCATGGCTGCCGGGCTGGCCACGTTGCAGGTGTTGCAGCAGCAACACGTCGCCGCTCAGGCCGAGCGCCGTGGCCAGTGGCTCAAGGATCGGCTGATCGAGTTGCAAACGCACTATCCGGCCCTTGGCCAGGTGCGCGGTCGTGGCCTGATGCTGGGCATCGAGATCGTCGACGAGCGCGAGCCGGCTGATCGCCACGGGCATTTCCCGACGGACCCGGCGCTGGCCGTGGCCATCCAGCAGCAGTGCTTCAAGCAAGGTCTGTTACTGGAGCGCGGTGGGCGCAAGGGCAATGTCATCCGCTTGTTGCCGCCATTGATTATCGACGATGAACAATGCCAACAAGTGATACAGCGTTTTGATAACGCTGTGGCCGCTGCGTTATTGCAGTTGCGCCCTTGAATTAATCAATCGACGCTGAATGGTTAATTCCTCGAGTTGCAGTTTGATGATGTTGGCGTAAGTCACTTTTATCGTCATCCATTTTTTTAAAAGGCTTAGCGAAGTGAAGTCGCTGTGTGGGGATTCGTCGACTTTTAATTAAGTCGATCAGTCACTAATTTTTTCGCGACATAACGTATTCAGTGACCTCGCGGGCTACTGTGGAGCACCCATGAATCATCCAAATCGCAATGTGTTACCGAATATGGTCAGTGAGTTGGCGACAACGTGCGCGCTGCTTAACTGTTTGATCAAAGAGTTCGCCTTGCCGGAAAACTGCGTCAGTTATAGCTGGCCGACGCAGATGCAGGGCATCGCCCCGGGCAGTTACCTTGAGGGCCTGAAATGGAAGGGCATTCCCCTGACCATCAAGCTGCCCAATCAGCAGCAGTTTTTTGTGATGGTGGACCGCCGTGATGGGCTGGGCAGCCACCGTTACCTGTCGGACGTTTATGCCCGGCGCGATGAGGGCGAATGGTCGTGCCTTGGATTCGGCGAGTTCGTCGAGCAGTTGCTCGCGGCGTGCGAACACATGACCCGCGCCAGCAACGACGAGTTGCTGGATCAGGTGTTGCAAAGCCAGTTGCTGACCGCGGCCATTGTTGGCCACAACACACCCAAGGACTCGGACCCGCTCAGCAGCTACCTGGCCAGCGAGCAAGGATTGTGGTTTGGTCATCCGAACCACCCGGCACCGAAAGCGCGGCTGTGGCCCGCTCATCTGGCCCAGGAAACCTACGCCCCTGAGTTCCAGGCCCGCACGCCGTTGCACCTGTTCGAGGTGCCGCTGGAAGGGTTGAGTGTCGGGGCCAACGGCTTGAGCAAAGCCCAGGTACTGGCGGGTTTTGCCGATCAGGCGCAAGCACGGCCGGGGTATGCAGTGATGAGCATGCACCCGGTACAGGCGCAGTTGTTCATGCAGGACGGCCGGGTGCAGCGCTTGCTGAAATCCGCGGCCATCGTCGATCTGGGCGCCACTGGCCTGATGGCCAATCCCACTGCATCGATCCGCACTTGGTACATCGAGGGGCATGAGTTCTTTATCAAGGGTTCGCTGAATGTGCGCATCACCAATTGCGTGAGGAAAAACGCCTGGTATGAGCTGGAAAGCGCGCTGATGATCGACCGTGTCTTCCGCAACCTGCAACTGACCCAGCCCGAGACGCTCGGCGGGTTGTCGGTGGTGGGCGAACCGGGCCTGTTGAGCTGGGCACCGCAGCAGTCCAGCGAAGCTGATACACACTGGTTCCGCGAGCAGACCGGCGCGATCCTGCGGGAGAATTTCTGCCTCGACACCGGCACTGACTGCAGCATCATGGCCGGCACACTGTTCGCCCGGGGCCTGCATTTGCGGCCGTTGGTGCATGAGTTCCTGAGTCGCTTCAAGGGTAACGACATCGATGACCAGCAGCTGTTGAGCTGGTTTGACGACTATCAGGCGCTGCTGCTGAGGCCGGTGCTGTCGCTGTTCTTCAACCATGGCATCGTCATGGAGCCGCATTTGCAGAACAGCGTGCTGGTGCATGACAACGGTCGCCCGCAGCGCCTGCTGCTGCGGGATTTTGAAGGGGTGAAACTGACTGAGGAGCTGGGTGCTTCCCGGATCGATGCCGACATTCATCCTCGGGTGCGTGAGTCGCTGCTGTATTCCCGCCAGCAGGGTTGGAATCGCATCGTCTACTGCCTGTTCGTCAACAACTTGTCCGAGGCGGTGCTGGCCCTGAGTTGGGAGCGTGCGCACCTGGCGCCGCTGATGTGGCAGCGGGTGGAGCAGCAATTGATCAGTATCCGCGCCGAATTGTCCCGCGCTGCGCCGGAGCTGGATGCGCTGATCGCCGGTCAGCCGATTGCTTGCAAAACCAACTTGAAAGTCCGTCTGGCGGCCAAGGCGGATCGTCAGGCCAGCTACGTCAGTCTGGTGTGCCCGTGGGGTAAGGAGGCCACCCATGGGTAAGCTGCCAGCCGCGGTTTTGGCCGCCATCGGCGAAGCCCGCACGCGACACGAAGACCCGTTGGCGCTGTTCATCTATGACCTGGACGCACTGAAACAGCACGTGACCCAGGTGATGGCGGCACTGCCTGAAGGTGTAGAGCTTTACTACGCGATCAAGGCCAACAGCGACCCGCAAATTCTCACCGCCGTAGCGCCGCTGGTGCACGGTTTCGAAATTTCGTCTGGCGGCGAGATCGATCGACTCCAGGCTTGCCCGGCCATCAAGCCGTTTATCTTTTCCGGCCCCGGCAAACTGGATTCCGATCTGCGTTTGGCCCTGCAACATCAGGTCGAAGCAGTTCACATCGAAAGCCTGAATGAAATCGTCCGCCTGCAACGGCTGGCACGG
It encodes the following:
- a CDS encoding diaminobutyrate--2-oxoglutarate transaminase, producing MLNDGVLHSNPLQKTNADYLARQSKFESNVRSYPRKLPLAIAKAHGVWVTDVEGKTYLDCLAGAGTLALGHNHPAVMASLDSFLASGLPMHTLDLTTVVKDAFCETLLSLLPNQGRDYCLQFCGPSGADAVEAALKLAKTHTGRNNIISFSGAYHGMTHGALALTGNTAPKNAIASLMPGVQFMPYPHEYRCPLGIGGEAGVEALTHYFTQFIEDVESGVSLPAAVILEAVQGEGGVNCAPVNWLRAIREVTRKHGILLILDEVQTGFARTGKMFAFEHAEIEPDLIVMSKALGGGLPMAVLGIRREFDAWEPGNHAGTFRGNQMAMAAGLATLQVLQQQHVAAQAERRGQWLKDRLIELQTHYPALGQVRGRGLMLGIEIVDEREPADRHGHFPTDPALAVAIQQQCFKQGLLLERGGRKGNVIRLLPPLIIDDEQCQQVIQRFDNAVAAALLQLRP
- a CDS encoding IucA/IucC family siderophore biosynthesis protein: MNHPNRNVLPNMVSELATTCALLNCLIKEFALPENCVSYSWPTQMQGIAPGSYLEGLKWKGIPLTIKLPNQQQFFVMVDRRDGLGSHRYLSDVYARRDEGEWSCLGFGEFVEQLLAACEHMTRASNDELLDQVLQSQLLTAAIVGHNTPKDSDPLSSYLASEQGLWFGHPNHPAPKARLWPAHLAQETYAPEFQARTPLHLFEVPLEGLSVGANGLSKAQVLAGFADQAQARPGYAVMSMHPVQAQLFMQDGRVQRLLKSAAIVDLGATGLMANPTASIRTWYIEGHEFFIKGSLNVRITNCVRKNAWYELESALMIDRVFRNLQLTQPETLGGLSVVGEPGLLSWAPQQSSEADTHWFREQTGAILRENFCLDTGTDCSIMAGTLFARGLHLRPLVHEFLSRFKGNDIDDQQLLSWFDDYQALLLRPVLSLFFNHGIVMEPHLQNSVLVHDNGRPQRLLLRDFEGVKLTEELGASRIDADIHPRVRESLLYSRQQGWNRIVYCLFVNNLSEAVLALSWERAHLAPLMWQRVEQQLISIRAELSRAAPELDALIAGQPIACKTNLKVRLAAKADRQASYVSLVCPWGKEATHG